The following proteins come from a genomic window of Trifolium pratense cultivar HEN17-A07 linkage group LG4, ARS_RC_1.1, whole genome shotgun sequence:
- the LOC123922861 gene encoding uncharacterized protein LOC123922861, producing the protein MRCICESGVRNAKNQHEVTRSIRFLTGLNEQLDHVSAQILLMNPLPTINKIFSLVIQYERQNNSTHLDESKVHVNSSDSRRGQGRGRGSSHSSFAQGGNRSNSFSAKNKECSYCGKTNHVVENCYKKHGFPPHYGRSTTANNASLESFEEREDLDDTKSVKGNNSHDAFGFTKDQYNQLLNLVQASNASTSNNAITSSKVNIVSGHVASGTTNSFNSSAFGSWIVDSGVSDHICSSLNCFSSYNSITPIHVKLPNGNAFIAKYAGTMQFSPGFLVSQVLCVPDFHLNLLSVPKLCIDNKYVVSFNNDKCLIQATYIINRIPTPLLHNLSPYFLHFQQQPDLHELKVFGSLCYASTIQNHRTKLDTRARKVVYLGLKPCVKGSNLLNLNTKNIFVSINVTFHEHILPYKGTNSSFTWEYHSPHDSIHSYSIPCRVHSDSIAVIDDFPPIPANHSPPLSFDSPPSHTIPVVSSEPTSQSPSIPPNSVDQNLNLRRSTKTINKPFHLSDYVCNLSVDSVQPSSTGTPYPISHYHSCANLSVDHSKFTLSLTADEEPASYNQASKHDCWVQAMDA; encoded by the exons ATGAGGTGCATATGTGAATCTGGAGTTCGCAATGCCAAGAATCAACACGAAGTGACGCGTTCAATTCGTTTTCTCACAGGCTTGAATGAGCAATTAGATCATGTGAGCGCTCAAATATTGCTTATGAATCCTTTACCAACTATTAACAAGATTTTTTCATTGGTTATTCAATATGAAAGACAGAATAATTCGACTCATTTGGATGAATCCAAAGTGCATGTTAATTCTAGTGACTCACGCAGAGGCCAAGGGCGTGGACGTGGTTCAAGTCACTCTTCCTTTGCTCAAGGAGGCAATAGGTCGAACAGTTTCAGTGCAAAGAACAAAGAATGTTCTTATTGTGGTAAAACTAATCATGTAGTTGAAAATTGTTATAAGAAACATGGTTTTCCTCCTCACTATGGACGTTCTACTACTGCAAACAATGCATCACTTGAATCTTTCGAAGAGAGGGAAGATCTTGATGATACAAAGAGTGTTAAAGGCAATAATAGCCATGATGCTTTTGGCTTCACTAAGGACCAGTATAACCAGTTACTCAATCTCGTGCAAGCTTCAAATGCAAGTACTTCTAACAATGCTATTACTTCTAGCAAAGTTAACATAGTGAGTGGTCATGTTGCTTCAGGTACAACTAACTCTTTTAACAGTTCAGCTTTTGGTTCATGGATAGTTGACTCAGGTGTCAGTGATCATATATGCTCCTCTTTGAATTGTTTTAGCTCCTACAATTCCATTACACCTATACACGTTAAGCTCCCTAATGGCAATGCTTTTATAGCAAAATATGCAGGCACTATGCAGTTTTCTCCTGGGTTCCTTGTGTCACAAGTTTTATGTGTGCCAGACTTCCATTTGAACTTACTTTCTGTACCTAAGCTTTGTATTGATAATAAATATGTTGTTAGCTTCAATAATGATAAGTGTTTGATACAG GCCACTTATATAATCAATAGAATTCCTACACCTTTGCTTCACAATCTATCACCCTATTTCCTTCATTTTCAACAACAGCCTGACCTTCATGAACTCAAAGTTTTTGGGTCATTATGCTATGCTTCAACCATTCAGAACCATAGAACCAAACTTGACACAAGAGCTAGAAAAGTTGTTTACTTGGGCCTTAAGCCATGTGTCAAAGGTTCAAATTTACTTAATCTtaacaccaaaaatatttttgtttccaTAAATGTGACCTTCCATGAACACATTCTACCATATAAAGGTACAAATTCGTCTTTTACTTGGGAATATCATTCCCCTCATGATAGTATTCACAGTTATAGCATACCGTGTAGAGTTCATAGTGACTCTATTGCTGTCATTGATGACTTTCCACCCATTCCTGCTAACCATTCTCCACCACTTTCTTTTGATTCACCTCCTTCCCATACTATCCCTGTTGTTTCTTCTGAACCTACTTCACAGTCACCTTCTATTCCTCCAAATTCAGTTGATCAAAACCTCAATCTTAGGAGATCAACTAAAACTATCAATAAACCCTTTCATCTTTCTGATTATGTATGCAATCTCTCAGTGGACTCAGTGCAACCTTCATCAACAGGTACTCCTTATCCAATTTCACATTATCATTCATGTGCTAACTTGTCTGTTGATCATAGCAAATTTACTCTGTCTCTCACTGCTGATGAAGAACCAGCCAGTTATAATCAAGCTAGTAAACATGATTGTTGGGTACAAGCTATGGATGCTTAA